The proteins below come from a single Ruegeria sp. SCSIO 43209 genomic window:
- the ftsZ gene encoding cell division protein FtsZ yields MTLNLSMPGHDELKPRITVFGVGGAGGNAVDNMIEKQLDGVEFVVANTDAQALQQSRSSARVQLGVKVTEGLGAGARPTVGAAAAEESIEQIVDHLAGAHMCFITAGMGGGTGTGAAPIIAQAARELGVLTVGVVTKPFQFEGAKRMRQAEDGVDALQKVVDTLIIIPNQNLFRLANEKTTFTEAFSMADDVLYQGVKGVTDLMVRPGLINLDFADVRAVMDEMGKAMMGTGEATGEDRAIQAAEKAIANPLLDEISLKGAKGVLINITGAHDLTLFELDEAANRIREEVDPEANIIVGSTLDTEMEGGMRVSVVATGIDASEKSEDVPVARRSMSAPLTRTVSAEDSTPEQIAADEAPAEDNIAPTLFESIEDVEFNEGWQDEQPAAEQDDDGLPPPAYQPQVAQFEPQPEVEETVDSYDAPRAQTPGTPSPEAMQRLQAAVQKVPSNRLRPTPEAPREPAPQPQQATEDRPRFGFNRLIDRMTGHAADTPAQPVRQQPAMRSVDATAPVQDEADPDQERIEIPAFLRRQAN; encoded by the coding sequence ATGACATTAAATCTTTCGATGCCCGGGCACGACGAACTCAAGCCTCGGATTACCGTATTTGGCGTTGGCGGCGCTGGGGGCAATGCTGTCGACAACATGATTGAAAAACAGCTGGACGGCGTTGAATTTGTCGTCGCCAACACAGACGCACAGGCGCTGCAGCAAAGCCGTTCGTCGGCGCGGGTGCAGCTGGGCGTCAAAGTCACCGAAGGGTTAGGTGCAGGTGCGCGTCCGACCGTGGGTGCTGCAGCAGCTGAAGAAAGCATCGAACAGATCGTCGATCACCTAGCGGGTGCGCATATGTGCTTTATCACCGCCGGCATGGGTGGCGGCACAGGCACCGGCGCGGCGCCGATCATCGCGCAGGCAGCGCGGGAGCTGGGTGTCCTGACCGTTGGCGTTGTCACCAAACCCTTCCAGTTCGAAGGCGCCAAGCGTATGCGTCAGGCCGAAGACGGCGTTGATGCGCTGCAGAAAGTCGTTGACACGCTGATCATCATTCCGAACCAGAACCTGTTCCGTCTGGCCAACGAAAAGACAACGTTTACCGAGGCGTTCTCGATGGCCGACGATGTCCTGTATCAGGGCGTCAAAGGCGTAACCGACCTGATGGTGCGTCCGGGTCTGATCAACCTCGACTTCGCCGACGTTCGAGCCGTGATGGACGAGATGGGCAAGGCGATGATGGGCACAGGCGAAGCGACCGGTGAAGATCGCGCCATTCAGGCAGCCGAGAAGGCCATTGCCAACCCGCTGTTGGACGAAATCAGCCTCAAGGGTGCCAAGGGTGTGCTAATCAACATCACCGGTGCGCACGACCTGACCCTGTTCGAACTGGACGAGGCTGCCAACCGCATCCGCGAGGAAGTGGACCCGGAGGCCAATATCATTGTCGGTTCGACCCTCGACACCGAGATGGAAGGCGGAATGCGCGTTTCAGTCGTTGCCACCGGTATCGATGCCAGCGAGAAAAGCGAAGATGTACCGGTCGCCCGCCGTTCGATGTCGGCTCCGCTGACACGCACGGTTTCGGCAGAAGACTCCACGCCTGAACAAATCGCTGCAGATGAGGCCCCGGCTGAGGACAACATTGCGCCCACGCTCTTCGAGTCCATCGAAGATGTTGAGTTCAATGAAGGCTGGCAAGACGAACAACCCGCTGCCGAGCAGGACGATGACGGGCTGCCTCCGCCCGCCTATCAGCCTCAGGTTGCGCAGTTCGAACCGCAACCCGAAGTCGAAGAGACAGTCGACTCCTACGACGCACCGCGTGCCCAGACCCCCGGCACACCGTCTCCGGAAGCGATGCAGCGGTTGCAGGCCGCAGTTCAGAAAGTACCTTCGAACCGGCTGCGTCCGACGCCTGAGGCACCTCGCGAACCGGCCCCTCAGCCGCAGCAAGCGACCGAGGATCGCCCGCGTTTTGGCTTCAACCGATTGATTGACCGGATGACCGGCCATGCGGCCGATACGCCCGCTCAACCGGTACGCCAACAGCCTGCGATGCGGTCGGTTGACGCAACGGCACCTGTTCAGGATGAAGCCGATCCTGATCAGGAGCGCATCGAAATTCCCGCCTTCCTAAGGCGTCAGGCCAACTGA
- the ftsA gene encoding cell division protein FtsA → MTDLYQSQRAMRQMRRQAMQRGVVAILDVGSSKIACLVLRFDGTGRLSEDNSIGSMAGQTGFRVIGAATTRSRGVQFGEVTAMQETERAIRTALQAAQKMADIRVDHVIASFSGANPRSYGLDAQVDLEGQLVTEAEVGRVLNACDVPDYGEGREVLHAQPVNFALDNRSGLIDPRGQLGQSLAVDMHMLTVDAVAIQNIVRCIKRCDLELAGIANSAYVSGISALVEDEQELGAACIDLGGGTTSISIFMKKHMIYADCVRMGGDHVTSDISMGLGVPAAVAERIKTFNGGVHATGADDRDLIDIGGDTGDWEHDRRTVSRAELIGIMRPRVEEILEEVRTRLDAAGFDHLPSQQIVLTGGGSQIMGLDGLASRILGQRVRLGRPLRVHGLPQSATGPGFSSAVGLSLFAAHPQDEWWDFEIPVDTYAARPFKRAVRWFRDNW, encoded by the coding sequence ATGACCGATCTTTATCAGTCCCAAAGGGCTATGCGGCAGATGCGCCGACAGGCAATGCAACGCGGTGTAGTTGCTATCCTGGATGTCGGCAGCTCCAAAATCGCTTGCCTTGTATTGCGCTTCGACGGGACGGGGCGGTTGTCCGAGGATAACTCGATCGGCTCCATGGCCGGTCAGACCGGGTTCCGCGTCATTGGCGCTGCGACCACCCGCTCGCGCGGGGTGCAGTTCGGCGAAGTCACTGCGATGCAAGAAACCGAACGCGCCATCCGCACCGCACTGCAGGCGGCGCAGAAGATGGCCGATATCCGCGTGGATCACGTGATTGCATCCTTCTCAGGGGCGAACCCGCGCTCGTACGGGCTGGATGCACAGGTCGATCTGGAAGGGCAACTAGTTACCGAAGCCGAGGTCGGTCGTGTCCTGAACGCCTGCGATGTGCCCGATTACGGCGAAGGGCGCGAGGTACTGCATGCGCAACCGGTGAATTTCGCGCTCGACAACCGCTCGGGACTAATCGATCCGCGCGGGCAGTTGGGGCAGAGCCTTGCAGTGGATATGCACATGCTAACCGTCGATGCGGTGGCGATCCAGAACATCGTCCGCTGTATCAAGCGCTGCGATCTGGAGCTGGCAGGGATTGCGAACTCGGCCTATGTCTCGGGCATTTCCGCATTGGTCGAGGACGAACAGGAGTTGGGCGCGGCCTGTATCGATCTGGGCGGCGGCACCACCAGCATCTCGATCTTCATGAAGAAACACATGATCTATGCCGATTGCGTGCGCATGGGCGGGGATCACGTGACCAGCGACATTTCGATGGGCCTCGGCGTGCCCGCAGCGGTGGCCGAACGGATCAAGACCTTTAACGGTGGCGTTCACGCGACCGGAGCCGATGATCGCGACCTGATCGACATCGGTGGCGATACTGGCGATTGGGAGCATGACCGCCGTACCGTCAGCCGTGCCGAGTTGATCGGCATCATGCGCCCCCGCGTCGAGGAGATTCTCGAAGAGGTGCGTACTCGTCTGGACGCTGCCGGTTTCGACCACCTGCCAAGCCAGCAGATCGTTCTGACTGGTGGTGGCAGCCAGATCATGGGGCTAGACGGTCTTGCCAGCCGGATTCTGGGTCAGCGTGTTCGTTTGGGCCGCCCGCTGCGTGTTCATGGCCTGCCGCAATCCGCGACCGGGCCCGGTTTTTCTTCGGCAGTGGGGCTTAGCCTGTTTGCGGCGCATCCTCAGGACGAATGGTGGGATTTTGAGATCCCGGTCGACACCTATGCCGCGCGCCCGTTCAAGCGCGCCGTGCGCTGGTTCCGTGACAATTGGTAA
- a CDS encoding cell division protein FtsQ/DivIB codes for MRPLTATRAPVIHRTKPLAGPDADFTAAPRPEPKTEPKLHLRGARLFGRARNADPAPSRLSYRFQRWMLTPGIRRGLKIGLPVLAVFGLVGGFFAAEERREAVSTYIADIKTSIQERPEFMVNLMAIDGAGTALSEDIREIVPLDFPLSSWDLDVELIRDTITGLDPVKSATVRIRPGGILQVDVVERQPVIVWRTRDGIELLDETGAHVDRVSARADHAALPLIAGKGANKHVPEALQILTTARSLGDRVRGLVRVGERRWDLVLDRNQRIMLPTERPARALERVLAVNEVQDLLERDVAVVDMRLGQRPTIRMNKTASEDWWNTKVDVSSGQ; via the coding sequence ATGCGACCGCTGACCGCCACCCGCGCGCCGGTGATCCACCGGACCAAACCGTTGGCGGGGCCGGATGCCGATTTCACCGCCGCGCCAAGGCCCGAGCCCAAAACCGAACCTAAGCTGCATTTGCGCGGGGCGCGTCTTTTTGGCCGCGCGCGCAACGCGGACCCCGCGCCCTCGCGCCTCAGCTACCGCTTTCAGCGCTGGATGCTCACCCCCGGCATCCGGCGCGGGCTAAAAATTGGCCTGCCGGTTCTGGCCGTCTTTGGTTTGGTGGGTGGCTTCTTTGCCGCCGAAGAACGTCGTGAGGCGGTCAGTACCTATATCGCCGACATCAAGACCTCGATCCAGGAGCGCCCCGAATTCATGGTCAACTTGATGGCCATCGACGGGGCAGGAACCGCACTGTCTGAGGATATCCGCGAGATCGTGCCGCTCGATTTCCCGCTCAGCTCGTGGGATCTGGATGTGGAGTTGATCCGCGACACCATCACCGGGCTTGACCCGGTGAAATCGGCAACCGTACGCATTCGCCCCGGCGGGATTCTTCAGGTTGATGTGGTCGAACGCCAGCCGGTCATCGTCTGGCGCACCCGAGACGGGATCGAGCTATTGGATGAAACCGGAGCCCATGTTGACCGTGTTTCAGCACGCGCCGATCACGCAGCCCTGCCACTGATCGCAGGGAAGGGCGCGAACAAACATGTCCCCGAGGCGCTGCAAATCCTGACCACTGCCCGCAGCTTGGGCGACCGCGTTCGCGGTTTGGTGCGCGTTGGCGAACGGCGCTGGGATCTGGTGCTGGATCGCAACCAGCGCATCATGTTGCCGACCGAACGTCCGGCGCGCGCGCTGGAACGCGTGTTGGCGGTGAACGAGGTGCAGGACCTTTTAGAACGTGACGTGGCCGTGGTCGACATGCGACTGGGGCAGCGACCGACCATCCGAATGAACAAAACGGCCAGCGAAGACTGGTGGAACACAAAAGTAGATGTGAGTAGCGGGCAGTAA
- the recN gene encoding DNA repair protein RecN yields the protein MLRALDIRDMLIIDRLELTFQPGLNALTGETGAGKSILLDSLGFVLGWRGRAELVRQGAAQGEVVAEFELPDDHPAHSILAEAGLPGGEELILRRVNTAEGRKTAWVNDRRCSGEVLRALSETLIELHGQHDDRGLLNPRGHRATLDAYAGAGDQLAAVRAAWGQMSIARKALAQTEAALEAMRAEEEFLRHSVAELDQLDPQPGEDADLDARRRMMQGAERIRDDVARAFALLGGDGAEGAMADAVRWLEGVSDNAGGQLEGPIAALGRALIELGEAQDGVNACLQALDFNPAELEQAEERLFAIRALARKHDVAPDDLGTFADTLRDRLNRLDAGDADLSNKRAAVDAAQAAYDNAATALGETRRKAASALDTAVMAELAPLKMERAVFRTEITATDPGPEGTDAVAFTVATNPGAPSGPLNKIASGGELSRFLLALKVCLTGEDSARTMIFDEIDRGVGGATADAVGRRLAALAQGGQVLVVTHSPQVAARAAHHWRVQKQVTGDQTLSTVIPLADPDRVDEIARMVAGDTITDEARAAARALLDA from the coding sequence ATGCTGCGCGCCCTTGATATCCGCGACATGCTGATCATCGACCGGCTGGAGCTGACGTTTCAGCCGGGCTTGAATGCTTTGACCGGTGAAACCGGCGCGGGCAAGTCGATCTTGCTGGATTCGCTGGGCTTTGTGCTGGGCTGGCGAGGGCGCGCCGAGCTGGTTCGTCAGGGGGCCGCACAGGGCGAAGTTGTGGCCGAGTTTGAACTGCCTGACGATCACCCTGCCCATTCGATTCTGGCCGAGGCGGGTCTGCCCGGTGGCGAGGAGCTGATCCTGCGCCGCGTCAACACGGCCGAGGGACGTAAGACTGCATGGGTCAATGACCGCCGTTGTTCGGGCGAAGTGTTACGGGCGCTGTCGGAAACTCTGATCGAACTACACGGCCAACATGATGACCGAGGCCTGCTGAACCCACGCGGGCATCGCGCAACGCTGGATGCCTATGCCGGGGCAGGGGATCAGTTGGCCGCCGTGCGTGCCGCATGGGGCCAGATGTCCATCGCCCGCAAAGCTCTGGCGCAGACTGAGGCAGCGCTGGAGGCTATGCGTGCCGAAGAAGAGTTCCTGCGTCATTCCGTTGCCGAGTTGGATCAGCTTGACCCGCAACCGGGCGAGGATGCCGATCTCGACGCCCGCCGCCGCATGATGCAAGGGGCCGAACGGATTCGCGACGACGTGGCCCGTGCCTTTGCCTTGCTAGGCGGCGACGGGGCCGAGGGCGCGATGGCCGATGCCGTGCGCTGGCTGGAAGGCGTGTCGGACAATGCGGGTGGCCAGTTGGAAGGCCCCATTGCAGCGCTGGGTCGCGCCCTGATCGAACTGGGCGAGGCGCAGGATGGGGTCAACGCCTGTCTGCAAGCGCTCGATTTTAACCCAGCGGAACTGGAACAGGCCGAGGAACGCCTCTTTGCCATTCGCGCGCTGGCACGCAAACACGATGTGGCCCCCGATGATCTGGGCACCTTCGCCGATACCTTGCGCGACCGCCTGAACCGGCTGGATGCAGGTGACGCCGACCTCAGCAACAAACGCGCTGCTGTGGACGCGGCACAAGCTGCGTATGACAACGCGGCCACCGCACTCGGCGAAACGCGCCGTAAGGCCGCCAGTGCGTTGGACACCGCAGTAATGGCTGAACTCGCGCCCCTGAAAATGGAACGCGCCGTGTTCCGGACCGAGATCACCGCGACCGACCCAGGCCCCGAAGGCACCGACGCGGTGGCCTTCACCGTCGCCACCAACCCGGGGGCGCCGTCAGGGCCGCTCAACAAAATCGCCTCGGGCGGCGAGCTCAGCCGCTTTCTGCTGGCGCTTAAGGTCTGCCTAACGGGCGAAGACAGTGCCCGCACGATGATCTTTGACGAGATTGACCGCGGTGTCGGCGGTGCCACGGCGGACGCGGTGGGCCGCCGTCTGGCCGCACTCGCGCAGGGCGGGCAGGTGCTGGTCGTCACCCACTCGCCGCAAGTGGCCGCACGGGCGGCGCATCACTGGCGGGTGCAGAAACAGGTCACCGGCGATCAGACCCTGTCCACCGTGATCCCGCTGGCCGACCCCGACCGCGTCGACGAAATCGCCCGGATGGTCGCAGGCGACACCATTACGGATGAGGCACGTGCCGCTGCCCGTGCCCTGTTGGATGCATGA
- the lpxC gene encoding UDP-3-O-acyl-N-acetylglucosamine deacetylase, translating to MQHTLKSSVTFVGTGLHSGKPATMVLKPAAAGHGIWFKRTDIELGNALIPAIYDVVERTPLCTRLVNDANVSVSTVEHIMAALAGCGVHNALIEIDGPEVPIMDGSSVAFVRGIMAKGVRRQASPVLAYEVLKPVSVEREGAKASIAPAEGLEIEFHIDFEDDAIGSQTKVLDMRNGSFARELCDSRTFCRRTDVEAMRENGLALGGTLDNAVVVQGDEVLTPGGFRHTDEAVRHKMLDALGDLYLAGGPILGRFVGEKSGHSMTNTLLRKLFETPGAVRPILCTPEQAARLPGQGLVRSEIPQVA from the coding sequence TTGCAACATACGCTCAAATCTTCAGTCACGTTTGTGGGCACTGGGCTGCATAGCGGCAAGCCTGCGACGATGGTTCTGAAGCCTGCAGCGGCAGGTCATGGAATCTGGTTCAAACGGACTGATATCGAGCTGGGCAATGCGTTGATCCCCGCTATCTATGATGTTGTTGAGCGGACGCCTCTTTGCACACGATTGGTTAACGATGCGAATGTGTCGGTATCGACTGTGGAACACATCATGGCGGCACTTGCCGGATGTGGTGTCCATAATGCGCTGATTGAAATCGACGGTCCCGAAGTCCCGATCATGGATGGTTCGTCCGTGGCCTTTGTTCGGGGCATCATGGCCAAAGGCGTTCGTCGTCAGGCTAGTCCGGTACTGGCTTATGAAGTGCTCAAACCCGTCTCTGTTGAACGCGAGGGCGCAAAGGCATCTATCGCGCCTGCGGAAGGTCTGGAGATCGAGTTCCACATTGATTTCGAAGATGACGCCATTGGAAGCCAGACAAAAGTTTTGGACATGCGCAATGGTTCGTTTGCGCGTGAACTCTGCGACAGTCGCACGTTTTGCCGCCGCACAGATGTCGAAGCGATGCGTGAAAACGGATTGGCCTTGGGCGGCACATTGGACAATGCCGTAGTCGTACAGGGCGACGAAGTCCTGACCCCGGGTGGCTTCCGTCACACGGATGAAGCGGTGCGCCACAAAATGCTGGACGCTCTGGGTGATCTCTATCTTGCAGGCGGTCCGATTCTGGGGCGCTTTGTCGGCGAGAAGTCGGGGCATTCGATGACTAACACATTGCTGCGCAAACTGTTCGAAACACCGGGCGCTGTGCGACCGATCCTTTGTACCCCTGAACAAGCCGCGCGTCTGCCCGGCCAGGGCCTTGTGCGAAGCGAAATCCCGCAGGTTGCGTGA
- a CDS encoding D-alanine--D-alanine ligase yields MSSRTNPKVAVLMGGPSAEREVSLSSGRECAAALVGEGFEVVELDAGPDLAARLTDIQPDVVFNALHGRWGEDGCVQGLLEWMRIPYTHSGVLASALAMDKQRSKEVYAAQGLPIVPSLIVPKVEVVEVHVMEPPYVAKPNNEGSSVGIYIVHENANGPPQLDEAMPDQVMVEKYVAGRELTVTVMGDRALTVTEIMTDGGWYDYDAKYKPGGSWHVLPAEIPQDIFDRCMDYAVKAHIALGCRGVSRTDYRWDDSKGADGLFLLETNTQPGMTPTSLVPEQAEHLGISFGQLCAWMVEDASCDR; encoded by the coding sequence ATGTCGAGCAGGACAAACCCCAAAGTGGCGGTGTTGATGGGCGGCCCCTCGGCGGAACGCGAGGTGTCTCTCAGCTCTGGGCGCGAATGCGCAGCCGCTCTTGTGGGTGAAGGCTTTGAAGTGGTCGAACTGGACGCAGGTCCGGACCTTGCTGCTCGCCTTACCGATATCCAACCCGATGTGGTGTTCAACGCCCTGCATGGACGCTGGGGCGAGGATGGCTGTGTGCAGGGGCTACTGGAATGGATGCGCATTCCTTACACGCATTCCGGCGTGCTGGCTTCGGCCCTTGCGATGGACAAGCAACGCAGCAAAGAGGTCTACGCCGCCCAAGGATTACCTATCGTACCCAGCCTGATCGTTCCCAAGGTCGAGGTGGTCGAGGTCCATGTGATGGAGCCGCCCTATGTGGCTAAGCCCAACAACGAAGGTTCCAGCGTCGGCATCTATATCGTGCATGAAAATGCCAACGGCCCGCCGCAACTGGACGAGGCGATGCCTGATCAGGTGATGGTCGAGAAATACGTCGCGGGCCGGGAACTGACCGTGACCGTGATGGGCGATCGCGCCCTGACGGTGACCGAGATCATGACCGATGGCGGTTGGTACGATTATGATGCCAAGTACAAGCCCGGCGGCTCGTGGCATGTGCTGCCCGCCGAGATCCCGCAGGATATCTTTGACCGCTGCATGGACTATGCGGTTAAGGCGCATATTGCGCTGGGGTGTCGCGGCGTGTCCCGCACCGATTACCGCTGGGATGACAGCAAGGGTGCCGACGGGCTGTTCCTGCTGGAAACCAACACCCAGCCCGGCATGACGCCGACTTCGCTGGTGCCCGAACAGGCCGAGCATCTTGGCATCAGTTTCGGCCAGCTCTGCGCCTGGATGGTGGAGGATGCCTCATGCGACCGCTGA
- a CDS encoding chloride channel protein, with product MTQSTRTVLRNQLNQALSALRDAWRVMLHRGPSQIQFWFIALVIGIAAGFMALGFRMAISSLQAYLYNTEDILFLHSHAEKLHWLWIFLTPVVGGLVVGIILNRYTDDGRVRSVADVIEGAAITDGRVEKKAGIASFFASLITLSSGGSTGREGPVVHMAGVISTWVSDRIHADGITGRDLLGCAVAAAVSASFNAPIAGALFALEVVLRHFAVHAFAPIVIASVAGTVINRLAYGDVTEFTLDTPGSLQFYVELPAFLILGLICGLVSLLLMRSIFFAEDIGTHIQNRLSLPRWLRPGVSGAMLGLLAVWFPHIIGVGYETTIRALTGDLVLTTAILFAVIKTVAVAITMGGRMGGGVFSPSLMIGALTGLAFGLIATGLLPDVSGTHTLYAFAGMGAVAAAVLGAPISTTLIVFELTGDWQIGLAVMVSVSMSTALASRLVDRSFFLTQLERRNVHLAAGPQAYLLAMLRAGAVMRPLGDARSISKEDAQALIEQGLCVKASATLEAAMPYFDRDDIPCIPVVIIDKDGCENPVGALYHIDALKAYNRALAATAAEEHS from the coding sequence ATGACCCAATCGACCCGCACCGTGCTGCGCAATCAGCTCAATCAAGCCCTCTCGGCGCTGCGGGATGCATGGCGGGTAATGCTTCATCGTGGCCCCAGCCAGATTCAGTTCTGGTTTATTGCTCTGGTCATCGGGATCGCTGCAGGCTTCATGGCGCTGGGATTCCGGATGGCGATCTCGTCGTTGCAGGCTTATCTCTACAACACCGAAGATATCCTGTTCCTGCACAGCCATGCTGAGAAGCTGCATTGGCTCTGGATTTTCCTTACACCTGTGGTCGGCGGGTTGGTCGTCGGGATCATCCTGAACAGGTACACCGATGATGGCCGTGTGCGTTCGGTAGCTGATGTGATCGAGGGTGCGGCCATCACTGATGGACGGGTCGAAAAGAAGGCCGGTATCGCATCTTTTTTCGCTTCGCTGATCACGCTCAGCTCAGGCGGATCCACGGGGCGAGAAGGACCTGTTGTGCATATGGCCGGGGTCATCTCGACTTGGGTCAGCGACCGTATCCACGCCGACGGTATCACCGGGCGCGACCTATTGGGTTGCGCTGTGGCCGCTGCTGTTTCGGCCAGTTTCAACGCCCCCATCGCCGGTGCCTTGTTTGCGCTTGAGGTTGTGCTGCGCCACTTCGCCGTTCATGCCTTTGCGCCCATTGTCATCGCCTCGGTCGCGGGGACCGTGATCAACCGGCTGGCTTATGGTGACGTGACCGAATTCACGCTGGATACGCCCGGGTCGTTGCAATTCTATGTCGAGCTGCCCGCCTTCCTGATCCTAGGCCTGATTTGCGGGCTGGTCTCGCTGCTGCTGATGCGATCGATCTTCTTCGCCGAGGATATCGGCACGCATATCCAAAACCGCTTGTCTCTGCCGCGCTGGCTGCGCCCCGGTGTTTCGGGCGCGATGCTCGGCCTGTTGGCGGTCTGGTTTCCGCACATCATCGGCGTGGGATACGAAACCACGATCCGTGCCTTGACCGGGGACCTCGTGCTGACGACCGCGATCCTGTTCGCGGTCATCAAAACCGTCGCAGTGGCGATTACCATGGGCGGTCGCATGGGTGGTGGTGTGTTTTCCCCTTCATTGATGATCGGAGCGCTGACCGGGTTGGCCTTCGGCCTGATCGCCACCGGATTACTGCCAGATGTGTCAGGCACCCATACGCTCTATGCCTTTGCCGGGATGGGCGCGGTGGCTGCCGCGGTGCTGGGCGCACCAATCTCAACCACGCTCATCGTGTTTGAATTGACCGGAGACTGGCAGATCGGCCTCGCCGTGATGGTTTCGGTCTCGATGTCCACTGCGCTGGCCTCGCGCCTTGTGGACCGGTCCTTCTTCCTGACCCAGCTGGAACGACGCAATGTGCACTTGGCCGCCGGGCCGCAGGCGTACCTGCTGGCAATGTTGCGGGCAGGCGCGGTGATGCGCCCGCTGGGGGACGCGCGTTCGATCTCCAAGGAAGACGCGCAGGCATTGATCGAACAAGGCCTATGCGTCAAGGCCAGCGCCACGCTTGAGGCCGCGATGCCATATTTCGACCGCGATGACATCCCTTGCATCCCGGTGGTGATCATCGACAAGGACGGCTGTGAAAACCCCGTTGGCGCGCTCTATCACATCGACGCGCTGAAAGCTTACAACCGCGCGCTGGCCGCCACAGCGGCCGAGGAACATTCTTGA
- a CDS encoding outer membrane protein assembly factor BamD — protein MVGSKAAVRIAGALLLAATLTACGNAGGLFGNRGADRSQNLEGFTPEQIYTRGEYELSQNRSDDAAWYFSEVERLYPYSDWAKRALIMQAFSFHSDQNYEESRAAAQRYIDFYPTDEDAAYAQYLLALSYYDQIDEVGRDQGLTFQALQALRTVIEVYPDSEYATSAVLKFDLAFDHLAGKEMEIGRYYLRQDHFTAAINRFRVVVEDFQTTSHTAEALYRLIEAYLALGLVDEAQTAGAILGYNYQSSEWYDAGYTLLTSRGLDLKSRGNNWLSTIYRQTVKGEWL, from the coding sequence ATGGTTGGCAGCAAAGCGGCAGTCAGAATCGCAGGTGCGCTTCTTCTGGCAGCAACTTTGACGGCATGTGGCAATGCCGGAGGTCTGTTTGGTAACCGTGGGGCAGACCGCAGCCAAAACCTCGAAGGTTTCACGCCTGAACAGATTTACACCCGCGGTGAATACGAGCTGTCGCAGAATCGCTCGGACGACGCGGCTTGGTATTTCTCTGAAGTAGAGCGGCTTTATCCTTATTCCGATTGGGCGAAACGTGCGCTGATCATGCAGGCGTTCTCATTCCATTCGGACCAGAACTATGAAGAAAGCCGCGCCGCCGCGCAGCGATATATCGATTTCTATCCCACTGACGAAGACGCCGCCTATGCCCAGTATCTTCTGGCGCTCAGCTACTATGATCAGATCGACGAAGTTGGCCGTGATCAGGGGCTGACCTTTCAGGCACTGCAGGCCCTGCGCACGGTGATCGAAGTCTACCCAGACAGTGAGTATGCCACATCTGCCGTACTGAAGTTCGACCTTGCCTTCGACCATCTGGCTGGCAAAGAGATGGAGATCGGGCGCTATTATCTGCGTCAGGATCACTTCACTGCGGCGATCAACCGATTCCGCGTGGTGGTCGAAGATTTTCAGACCACATCTCATACCGCCGAGGCGCTCTATCGCCTGATCGAGGCGTATCTGGCGCTGGGACTGGTGGACGAGGCGCAGACCGCGGGTGCGATTCTGGGTTACAACTATCAGTCCTCGGAATGGTACGACGCGGGGTACACGTTGCTGACGTCGCGTGGTCTCGATCTAAAGAGCCGAGGTAACAATTGGCTCAGCACGATCTATCGCCAGACCGTCAAGGGTGAGTGGTTGTAA